From one Mycobacterium colombiense CECT 3035 genomic stretch:
- a CDS encoding PPE family protein codes for MDFGALPPEINSGRMYAGPGSGPMMAAAAAWDGLGAELSSAASGYTSVISELTHAPWVGPASSSMLSAVTPYVSWLSVLAAQAEETAGQARAAAAAFEAAFAMTVPPPVIAANRVLLANLVATNFLGQNTPAIAATEAQYMEMWAQDAAAMYGYAGSSAVASELPPLTSPPNTTTPEADSDQAAAVAKAVAEPAGNTAQTTSQLATPQALSAGATQAVTQASTTTTATQPGPFTWLQNLINGFLTSGLPTPTNNYAGLNTGMYGTLLKQTTGLAYFSTGITSFWSSIAQQLTFGPGGTTAGAGGAWFPTPQFASLGLGNLGGVGHVGAVSAGVGQAGRVGMLSVPQHWATLTSSVSPAALSEEATPIQAAAGGANSPANGLLRGMPVGSIGRRGAAAGYVNKYGFRYSVLTRPPSAG; via the coding sequence ATGGACTTCGGGGCATTACCGCCGGAGATCAACTCCGGCCGCATGTACGCGGGACCGGGGTCGGGTCCGATGATGGCCGCGGCCGCGGCCTGGGACGGACTCGGCGCCGAGCTGAGCTCGGCCGCCAGCGGCTACACGTCGGTGATCTCGGAGCTGACCCATGCACCCTGGGTAGGCCCGGCGTCGTCGTCGATGCTGTCGGCGGTCACGCCGTACGTGAGCTGGCTGAGCGTGCTGGCCGCGCAGGCCGAGGAGACCGCGGGCCAGGCCAGGGCGGCCGCGGCGGCCTTTGAGGCGGCGTTCGCGATGACGGTGCCGCCGCCGGTGATCGCCGCCAACCGAGTGTTGCTGGCCAACTTGGTGGCGACGAATTTCCTGGGGCAGAACACGCCAGCGATCGCGGCCACCGAGGCGCAGTACATGGAGATGTGGGCCCAGGACGCGGCCGCCATGTACGGCTACGCCGGCTCGTCGGCCGTCGCCTCGGAGCTGCCGCCGTTGACGTCGCCGCCCAACACGACCACTCCGGAGGCGGACTCCGACCAGGCCGCCGCCGTCGCCAAGGCCGTCGCCGAGCCGGCCGGCAACACCGCGCAGACCACATCCCAGCTGGCGACCCCACAAGCGTTGTCGGCCGGCGCAACTCAAGCGGTGACCCAAGCGTCGACCACAACGACGGCGACCCAGCCGGGTCCGTTCACCTGGCTGCAGAACTTGATCAATGGATTCTTGACTTCCGGACTGCCCACCCCGACCAACAACTACGCCGGGCTGAACACCGGCATGTACGGCACCCTGCTCAAGCAGACCACGGGCCTTGCCTATTTCTCGACCGGCATAACGAGCTTCTGGTCGTCGATCGCCCAGCAGTTGACGTTCGGTCCCGGTGGTACCACGGCGGGTGCCGGCGGTGCCTGGTTCCCGACGCCGCAGTTCGCGAGCCTGGGGCTGGGCAACCTGGGTGGTGTGGGCCACGTGGGTGCGGTCTCCGCCGGCGTCGGCCAGGCCGGCCGGGTGGGAATGCTCTCGGTGCCCCAGCATTGGGCGACGCTGACCTCGTCGGTGAGCCCGGCGGCGCTGAGCGAGGAGGCCACTCCGATCCAGGCCGCGGCGGGCGGAGCCAATTCCCCGGCCAACGGCCTGTTGCGCGGCATGCCGGTCGGGTCGATCGGGCGACGCGGCGCCGCCGCCGGCTACGTCAACAAGTACGGCTTCCGCTACAGCGTGCTCACCCGCCCCCCGTCGGCCGGATAA
- a CDS encoding PPE family protein — MVDYGAFPPEFNSARIYSGPGSGSFVAAASAWSALAAELNSAALSYDNVITALSSEEWTGTASAAMAQAAEPYVTWLTTTAAQAEEAATQARAAASAYETALASSVPPPLIAANRTQSQQLQATNVLGQNTPLIAQLEAQYGEYWAQDAGAMYSYAGQAASATKVTQFQKAPEVTNQSGQANQAAAVTNATANSTATNTSKTLQSLATPASTTTTSATTATTAATSTTDPLSEVWFLLTGQTSLPTNLGTLVNGYSPFAGLFYNTEGLPYFSTGMANTFTQIAKSVGAIGGAAPAVAKALPGLGGLGGMLGGGAAAAHPVAALGSAASVGGKLSVPVAWSGAPAAPALGHAIPVSSISAAPEAAGGPGNLLGGMPLAGAGAAGHGVAGPKYGFRPTVMARPPFAG; from the coding sequence GTGGTGGATTATGGGGCGTTCCCACCGGAGTTCAATTCGGCGCGGATCTACTCGGGTCCGGGGTCGGGTTCGTTCGTGGCTGCGGCATCGGCGTGGAGCGCGCTGGCGGCCGAACTCAACTCGGCCGCGCTCAGCTACGACAACGTGATCACCGCGCTGAGCAGCGAGGAGTGGACCGGCACCGCGTCCGCGGCGATGGCCCAAGCGGCCGAACCGTACGTCACCTGGCTGACCACGACGGCCGCTCAGGCCGAGGAGGCGGCCACGCAGGCGCGTGCGGCCGCCTCGGCGTATGAGACCGCGCTGGCCTCGTCGGTGCCGCCCCCGCTGATCGCAGCCAACCGCACGCAATCGCAGCAGCTGCAGGCGACGAACGTGCTGGGACAGAACACCCCGCTGATCGCGCAGCTGGAGGCCCAGTACGGCGAGTACTGGGCCCAGGATGCGGGCGCGATGTACAGCTACGCGGGCCAGGCGGCGTCGGCGACGAAGGTGACGCAGTTCCAGAAGGCGCCCGAGGTCACCAACCAGTCGGGCCAGGCCAACCAGGCCGCGGCGGTCACCAACGCGACGGCGAACTCGACGGCGACCAACACGTCGAAGACCCTGCAGTCGCTGGCGACGCCCGCGTCGACCACGACCACAAGCGCGACAACGGCGACAACGGCCGCCACCAGCACGACGGATCCGTTGTCGGAGGTCTGGTTCCTGCTGACCGGCCAGACCAGCCTGCCCACCAACCTGGGAACCCTGGTCAACGGCTACAGCCCGTTCGCGGGTCTGTTCTACAACACCGAGGGTCTGCCGTACTTCAGTACCGGTATGGCCAACACCTTCACGCAGATCGCCAAATCGGTGGGTGCCATCGGTGGCGCCGCTCCGGCCGTGGCCAAGGCGCTTCCCGGCCTCGGCGGCCTGGGTGGCATGTTGGGCGGCGGCGCGGCCGCCGCCCACCCGGTCGCGGCCCTGGGCAGCGCGGCCTCCGTCGGTGGCAAGCTGTCGGTCCCGGTCGCCTGGTCGGGGGCCCCGGCCGCGCCGGCCCTCGGACATGCGATTCCGGTCAGCAGCATCTCCGCCGCGCCGGAGGCGGCCGGTGGACCCGGAAACCTGCTCGGCGGCATGCCGCTCGCCGGCGCCGGTGCCGCCGGACACGGAGTCGCCGGTCCCAAGTACGGATTCCGGCCCACCGTCATGGCCCGTCCACCGTTTGCCGGCTGA
- a CDS encoding PE family protein — translation MSFVTTQPEALAAAAGNLQAIGSTLSAQNAAAAAPTTGVVPAAADEVSALTAAQFAAHAQMYQAVSAQAAAIHEMFVNTLSTSSGSYAATEAANAAAAL, via the coding sequence ATGTCGTTCGTGACCACACAGCCGGAGGCTTTGGCCGCGGCGGCCGGGAATCTGCAGGCTATCGGGTCGACCTTGAGCGCCCAGAACGCAGCCGCTGCAGCCCCAACGACGGGGGTGGTACCCGCCGCTGCCGACGAGGTGTCGGCTTTGACCGCGGCTCAGTTCGCCGCGCACGCGCAGATGTACCAAGCGGTGAGCGCCCAGGCCGCCGCGATCCACGAGATGTTCGTGAACACCCTGTCCACCAGCTCCGGTTCGTACGCCGCGACCGAAGCGGCCAACGCCGCCGCCGCCCTGTAG
- a CDS encoding WXG100 family type VII secretion target has protein sequence MATRFMTDPHEMRAMAGRFEVHAQTVEDEARKMWASSMNIAGSGWSGQAQATSYDTMGQVNQAFRNIVNMLHGVRDGLIRDANNYEQQEQASQQILGS, from the coding sequence ATGGCAACACGTTTTATGACCGACCCGCACGAGATGCGGGCGATGGCGGGCCGCTTCGAGGTGCACGCCCAGACCGTTGAGGACGAGGCTCGCAAGATGTGGGCGTCGTCGATGAACATCGCCGGCTCGGGCTGGAGCGGTCAGGCCCAGGCCACCTCGTACGACACCATGGGTCAGGTCAACCAGGCCTTCCGCAACATCGTCAACATGCTCCACGGGGTGCGCGACGGGCTGATCCGCGACGCGAACAACTACGAGCAGCAAGAGCAGGCCTCGCAGCAAATCCTCGGCAGCTAG
- a CDS encoding WXG100 family type VII secretion target: MSINYQFGDVDAHGALIRAQAASLEAEHQAIVRDVLAAGDFWGGAGSVACQEFITQLGRNFQVIYEQANSHGQKVQSAGSNMASTDSAVGSSWA, from the coding sequence ATGAGCATTAACTACCAGTTCGGCGATGTAGACGCCCACGGTGCGTTGATCCGCGCCCAGGCCGCGTCCTTGGAGGCCGAGCACCAGGCCATCGTTCGCGATGTGCTTGCTGCCGGCGACTTCTGGGGCGGTGCGGGTTCGGTGGCATGCCAGGAGTTCATCACCCAGTTGGGTCGCAACTTCCAGGTCATCTACGAGCAGGCCAACTCCCACGGACAGAAGGTCCAGTCCGCGGGCAGCAACATGGCCAGCACCGACAGCGCCGTTGGGTCCTCCTGGGCCTAA
- a CDS encoding ESX secretion-associated protein EspG has protein sequence MDQQSTRTDITVNVDGFWMLQALLDIRHVAPELRCRPYVSTDSSDWLNEHPGMAVMREQGIVENDQVNEHVAARMKVLAAPDLEVVALLSRGKLAYGVLDDENQPPGSRDIPDNEFRVVLARRGQHWVSAVRVGGEITVDDVAVADSASIASLVIDALESIHHAEPAAINAVNVPLEEMLEATKSWQESGFNVFSGGDLRRMGISAATVAALGQALSDPAAEVAVYARQYQDDAKGPSASVLSLKDGSGGRIALYQQARTAGSGEAWLAICPATPQLVQVGVKTVLDTLPYGEWKTHSRV, from the coding sequence ATGGACCAACAGAGCACCCGCACCGACATCACTGTCAACGTCGACGGCTTCTGGATGCTCCAGGCGTTGCTGGACATCCGGCACGTCGCGCCGGAGTTGCGGTGCCGGCCATATGTGTCGACCGACTCGAGCGACTGGCTCAACGAGCATCCCGGAATGGCGGTGATGCGCGAGCAGGGCATAGTCGAGAACGACCAGGTGAACGAGCATGTGGCCGCGCGTATGAAAGTGCTCGCCGCGCCCGACCTCGAAGTTGTCGCCCTGTTGTCCCGAGGCAAGCTCGCCTACGGCGTCCTCGATGACGAAAACCAGCCGCCCGGCTCCCGAGACATCCCCGACAACGAGTTTCGGGTGGTCCTGGCCCGGCGCGGTCAGCACTGGGTGTCGGCGGTCCGGGTCGGTGGCGAGATCACCGTCGACGACGTCGCCGTCGCGGACAGCGCCTCGATCGCTTCCCTGGTGATCGACGCGCTGGAGTCCATCCACCACGCCGAGCCCGCGGCGATCAACGCCGTCAACGTGCCGCTGGAGGAGATGCTGGAAGCGACGAAGTCCTGGCAGGAGTCGGGCTTCAACGTGTTCTCCGGGGGCGACCTGCGCCGGATGGGCATCAGCGCCGCGACGGTGGCCGCGCTGGGTCAGGCGCTGTCCGACCCGGCCGCCGAGGTTGCGGTGTACGCCCGCCAGTACCAGGACGACGCGAAGGGCCCGAGCGCGTCGGTGCTGTCACTCAAGGACGGCTCCGGCGGCCGCATCGCGCTCTACCAGCAGGCCCGCACCGCGGGCTCGGGGGAGGCGTGGCTGGCCATCTGCCCGGCCACCCCGCAACTCGTGCAGGTGGGCGTCAAGACGGTGCTGGACACGCTTCCCTATGGCGAGTGGAAAACGCACAGCAGGGTCTGA
- the eccD gene encoding type VII secretion integral membrane protein EccD, protein MTAVVEVPQPDVEGISQPQAVVVGVMAGAGVQIGVLLDSNAPVSVMTEPLLKVVNSRLRELGETPLEASGRGRWALCLVDGSPLRATQSLSEQDVYDGDRLWIRFIPDTEHRSQVIEHISTAVAADLSKRFAAIDPVIAVQVGATMVAVGVTTAAGLLGWWRWHHNSWLPTVYAGVIGAVALGVALLLLMRAHTQQERRVADTMLLSSLVPIAIAAASAPPGGVGSPHAVLGFGVLTIAAILALRFTGRRLAIYTAMVTVSLIAAVAALARMVAMTSAVTLFTCVVLVSVMVYQSAPAISRRLAGIRLPVFPSATSRWVFEARPDLPTTVVRSDGGPPVLEGPASVRDVLTQAERARSFLSGLLIGLGVLMIVSLTALSDPHTGQRWLPLLLAGFSAGFLMLRGRSYVDRWQAITLAGTAVLIVGAVVLRYALVLQSPLAVSISAAILVLLPAAGLTSAAVVPNTVYSPLFRKFVEWIEYLCLMPIFPLALWLMNVYAAIRYR, encoded by the coding sequence ATGACTGCGGTAGTTGAAGTACCACAGCCTGACGTAGAGGGAATCTCGCAGCCTCAGGCAGTCGTCGTCGGCGTGATGGCCGGCGCGGGTGTCCAGATCGGTGTCCTGCTGGACTCCAACGCCCCCGTCTCGGTGATGACCGAACCGTTGCTGAAGGTGGTCAACAGCCGGCTGCGCGAGCTCGGCGAGACCCCGCTGGAGGCGTCCGGCCGGGGCCGCTGGGCGCTGTGCCTGGTGGACGGCTCGCCGCTGCGGGCCACCCAGTCGCTGAGCGAGCAGGACGTCTACGACGGCGACCGGTTGTGGATCCGGTTCATCCCGGACACCGAGCACCGCTCGCAGGTCATCGAGCACATCTCCACCGCCGTCGCGGCGGACCTCAGCAAGCGCTTCGCCGCCATCGATCCCGTCATCGCGGTGCAGGTCGGTGCGACGATGGTCGCCGTCGGCGTGACGACCGCGGCCGGCCTGCTCGGCTGGTGGCGGTGGCACCACAACTCGTGGCTCCCGACGGTCTACGCGGGCGTGATCGGCGCCGTGGCGCTGGGCGTCGCGCTGCTGCTGTTGATGCGGGCTCACACCCAGCAGGAACGGCGTGTCGCCGACACCATGCTGCTGAGCAGCCTCGTACCGATCGCGATCGCGGCGGCGTCGGCACCGCCCGGCGGCGTCGGATCACCGCACGCGGTGCTGGGTTTCGGAGTCCTCACCATCGCGGCGATCCTGGCCCTGCGGTTCACCGGTCGCCGACTGGCGATCTACACCGCCATGGTCACCGTCAGCCTGATCGCGGCGGTGGCCGCGCTCGCGCGCATGGTCGCCATGACGAGCGCCGTCACGCTGTTCACCTGCGTCGTGCTGGTGTCGGTCATGGTGTATCAGAGCGCGCCGGCGATCTCGCGGCGGCTGGCCGGCATCCGGCTTCCCGTCTTCCCGTCGGCGACCAGCCGGTGGGTGTTCGAGGCCCGGCCGGACCTGCCGACCACGGTGGTGCGTTCCGACGGTGGCCCGCCGGTCCTGGAGGGGCCCGCCTCGGTCCGCGACGTGCTGACCCAGGCCGAGCGCGCCCGCTCGTTCCTGTCGGGTTTGCTGATCGGGCTCGGCGTGCTGATGATCGTCTCCCTGACGGCGCTGTCGGATCCGCACACCGGGCAGCGCTGGCTGCCGCTGCTGCTGGCCGGCTTCAGCGCGGGATTCCTGATGCTGCGCGGCCGCTCCTACGTCGACCGCTGGCAGGCCATCACCCTGGCCGGGACCGCGGTGCTGATCGTCGGTGCGGTGGTGCTGCGCTACGCGCTGGTGCTGCAGTCGCCGCTCGCCGTCTCGATCAGCGCGGCGATCCTGGTTCTGCTGCCCGCGGCGGGACTGACATCGGCGGCCGTGGTGCCGAACACGGTCTACAGCCCGCTATTCCGCAAATTCGTGGAATGGATTGAATACCTCTGCCTGATGCCAATTTTCCCGCTGGCATTGTGGTTGATGAATGTCTATGCAGCAATCCGTTACCGCTAA
- the eccA5 gene encoding type VII secretion system ESX-5 AAA family ATPase EccA5, protein MTRPQSTAEGARNAMVAGLLASGVSVNGLQPSHNPQVAAQMFATATNLDPGMCDAWLARILAGEQSIDVLAGAWSSIRTFGWETRRLGVTELQFRPEVSDGLFLRLAVTSVETLACAYAAVLAEAKRYEEAAKLIDGVEPRQPVDEELVSYVRGVLYFRTARWPDVLNQFAEGKSWRQPELKAAGAAMATTALASLGVFEEALRRGQDAIEGDRVPGAANIALYTQGMCLRHLGREDEAVELLRRVYSRDPKFTPAREALDNPNFRLVLTDPETIEARTDPWDPDSAPTRAETEAARHAEEAAKYLAEGDAELNAMLGMERAKREIKLIKSTTKVNLARAKMGLPVPVTSRHTLLLGPPGTGKTSVARAFSKQLCGLTVLRKPVVVETSRTKLLGRYMADAEKNTEELLEGALGGAVFFDEMHTLHEKGYQQGDPYGNAIINTLLLYMENHRDELVVFGAGYAKAMDKMLEVNQGLRRRFSTVIEFFSYTPDELVALTRLMGQENEDVITDESAQALLPSYTKFYLDESYSEDGDLIRGIDTLGNAGFVRNVVEKARDHRSFRLDDEDLDAVLSSDVTEFSERQLLRFKELTQEDLAEGLSAAVAEKKSD, encoded by the coding sequence ATGACGAGGCCGCAATCTACTGCTGAAGGCGCCCGGAACGCGATGGTCGCCGGCCTGCTGGCCTCGGGCGTCTCGGTCAACGGGCTGCAGCCCAGCCACAATCCGCAGGTTGCGGCGCAGATGTTCGCCACCGCCACCAACCTGGATCCGGGGATGTGCGACGCCTGGCTGGCGCGGATCCTGGCGGGGGAGCAGAGCATCGACGTGCTGGCCGGTGCGTGGTCCTCGATCCGGACGTTCGGCTGGGAGACTCGCCGCCTCGGGGTGACCGAATTGCAGTTCCGCCCAGAGGTTTCCGACGGGTTGTTCCTGCGGCTGGCCGTCACCAGCGTGGAGACGTTGGCGTGCGCGTACGCCGCCGTCCTCGCCGAAGCGAAACGCTACGAGGAAGCCGCGAAACTGATCGACGGTGTCGAACCCCGTCAACCGGTCGACGAGGAACTCGTCAGCTACGTCCGCGGCGTGCTGTACTTCCGCACGGCTCGGTGGCCGGATGTGCTGAATCAATTCGCCGAGGGAAAGAGCTGGCGGCAGCCCGAACTGAAGGCCGCGGGCGCGGCGATGGCCACCACGGCGCTGGCTTCGCTGGGTGTGTTCGAGGAGGCCTTGCGTCGCGGTCAGGATGCGATCGAGGGCGACCGGGTGCCGGGCGCCGCCAACATCGCGCTGTACACCCAGGGCATGTGCTTGCGGCACCTGGGCCGCGAGGACGAGGCCGTCGAGCTGCTGCGCCGGGTGTATTCGCGGGACCCGAAGTTCACCCCGGCCCGTGAAGCGCTGGACAACCCGAACTTCCGCCTGGTCCTGACCGACCCGGAGACGATCGAGGCCCGGACCGACCCGTGGGATCCGGACAGCGCGCCGACCCGCGCCGAGACGGAGGCCGCCCGCCACGCCGAAGAGGCGGCGAAGTACCTGGCCGAAGGCGACGCCGAACTCAACGCCATGCTTGGCATGGAACGCGCCAAGCGCGAGATCAAGCTGATCAAGTCGACCACCAAGGTGAACCTGGCGCGCGCCAAGATGGGTCTGCCCGTGCCGGTCACCTCGCGCCACACGTTGTTGCTCGGCCCGCCCGGTACCGGAAAGACCTCGGTGGCAAGGGCTTTCAGTAAGCAGTTGTGCGGGTTGACCGTGCTGCGCAAGCCCGTGGTGGTGGAAACCAGCCGCACCAAGCTACTGGGCCGCTACATGGCGGACGCGGAGAAGAACACCGAGGAACTCCTCGAGGGCGCCTTGGGCGGCGCGGTGTTCTTCGACGAGATGCACACGCTGCACGAGAAGGGTTACCAGCAGGGCGACCCGTACGGCAACGCGATCATCAATACGTTGCTGTTGTACATGGAGAATCATCGCGACGAGCTGGTGGTGTTCGGCGCCGGCTACGCCAAGGCCATGGACAAGATGCTCGAAGTGAATCAGGGTCTGCGGCGGCGCTTTTCGACCGTCATCGAGTTCTTCAGCTACACCCCGGACGAGCTGGTGGCGCTGACCCGGCTGATGGGCCAGGAGAACGAAGACGTGATCACCGACGAATCGGCGCAGGCGCTGTTGCCGTCGTACACGAAGTTCTACCTCGACGAAAGTTATTCGGAGGACGGCGATCTCATCCGCGGCATCGATACGCTCGGCAACGCCGGTTTCGTGCGCAACGTGGTGGAGAAGGCCCGCGATCACCGGAGCTTCCGGCTGGACGACGAGGACCTGGATGCGGTGCTGTCCAGCGACGTGACCGAGTTCAGCGAGCGGCAGCTGCTGCGGTTCAAGGAACTGACCCAGGAGGATCTGGCCGAAGGCCTCAGCGCGGCGGTCGCCGAAAAGAAGTCGGACTAG
- a CDS encoding PE family protein, producing MNFVTAQPESLDIAASRLHEIGSALTAQNSATAAPMTGVAPAAADEVSLLTAAQFARHGQTFQALSAQAAAIHENFVTTLQVSAGSYAATEAANAVAAR from the coding sequence ATGAATTTTGTTACCGCACAGCCGGAATCGCTGGACATTGCCGCCAGCCGGTTACACGAGATCGGTTCGGCCCTGACCGCCCAGAACTCAGCCACCGCCGCCCCGATGACGGGAGTGGCGCCCGCCGCCGCCGACGAGGTATCGCTGCTGACCGCCGCGCAATTCGCACGGCACGGCCAGACTTTTCAGGCGCTCAGCGCCCAAGCCGCGGCGATACATGAAAACTTCGTGACCACCTTGCAGGTCAGCGCCGGATCGTATGCGGCCACCGAGGCGGCCAACGCCGTCGCGGCCCGCTGA
- a CDS encoding PPE family protein, whose product MLDFAALPPEINSARMYSGPGSGPMLAAAAAWNTMAAEMRAAAASYGSVVTELSSEGWLGPSSMSMLAAAAPYLAWLDGTATQAEEVGSQAFAAATAYESAFAMTVPPAVVAANRAQLAMLVATNIFGQNTPAIAATEAQYAEMWAQDAGAMNGYATASSAAAQFTPLATPQSNTNADGVAGQTNAVAQVAQTPAGAVQSNLSSAASGSSSSSPGSVSSYLAGLLSGSDNSAFGTFTNGNFFSTAVVNGALAGGPFNPQFIISSLQGVLAAQHATALGGLGDFAADADGVAAADLASNTVGSAGLGGASAGVGNAHLVGSMSVPQSWASAANINPGQTAVQATGVTGLTDAGAAPAAGGPGGVAGPMGGTGRRLRRAIPKYGFRPVVMPRPPAAG is encoded by the coding sequence ATGTTGGATTTTGCGGCGCTGCCGCCGGAAATCAACTCGGCCAGAATGTATTCCGGCCCGGGATCGGGACCGATGCTGGCCGCCGCTGCCGCCTGGAACACAATGGCCGCCGAGATGCGTGCCGCGGCAGCCTCTTACGGCTCGGTAGTAACCGAGCTCAGCAGTGAAGGCTGGCTGGGTCCTTCATCGATGTCGATGTTGGCCGCGGCAGCGCCCTATCTGGCGTGGCTGGACGGCACCGCCACCCAGGCCGAGGAGGTCGGCAGCCAAGCCTTCGCCGCCGCCACCGCTTACGAGTCGGCGTTTGCGATGACGGTGCCCCCGGCGGTGGTCGCGGCCAATCGGGCCCAACTGGCGATGCTGGTGGCGACCAACATCTTTGGTCAAAACACCCCGGCGATCGCCGCCACCGAAGCGCAATACGCCGAAATGTGGGCCCAGGACGCGGGCGCGATGAACGGCTATGCCACCGCATCGAGCGCGGCGGCACAATTCACGCCATTGGCCACACCGCAGTCGAACACCAACGCCGACGGCGTGGCTGGCCAAACCAACGCGGTGGCTCAGGTGGCTCAAACGCCGGCCGGTGCCGTCCAGTCGAACCTGTCGTCGGCGGCCAGCGGTTCCAGCTCCTCGTCTCCCGGGTCGGTGTCGTCGTATCTGGCGGGCCTGCTGAGCGGATCGGACAATTCGGCCTTCGGCACCTTCACGAATGGCAACTTCTTCAGTACCGCGGTGGTCAACGGTGCTCTTGCCGGTGGCCCGTTCAACCCGCAATTCATCATTTCGTCGCTCCAGGGCGTCCTGGCGGCGCAGCACGCCACGGCGCTGGGGGGCCTCGGGGACTTCGCCGCGGATGCCGACGGCGTCGCGGCTGCCGACCTGGCATCGAACACGGTGGGGTCTGCCGGCCTCGGCGGCGCATCCGCCGGGGTGGGTAACGCGCATCTGGTGGGGTCGATGTCGGTGCCGCAAAGCTGGGCGTCGGCGGCCAATATCAACCCGGGTCAAACCGCCGTGCAGGCCACCGGCGTCACCGGTCTCACTGACGCCGGCGCAGCGCCGGCGGCGGGCGGACCCGGGGGCGTCGCGGGTCCGATGGGCGGCACCGGTAGGCGACTGCGCCGCGCCATTCCCAAATACGGGTTCCGACCCGTCGTCATGCCACGTCCGCCGGCCGCCGGCTGA
- a CDS encoding PPE family protein, producing MSLYVGLPPEINSARMYSGPGSESMLAAAAAWNAVSAEMRSAATNYESVIAALTSEGWFGPSSAKMSAAVAPFVEWLNATASQAEQAGTQANAAAAAYEAAFAATVPPAAVAANRTQLTNLVASNIFGQNAGLIAANEVQYGEMWAQDAAAMTNYSAASRAATEMTPFQQPQAATTSDGVAQQAVTVAQASGATSASDPSGGLLAWLGLAPNTNGAGQSGLAGLMNFLDGSDGNVFGSFLNNASVANFSNAFTTSGLLNPTSFIDAAVNMNSISSLNAVDSTTSGLGVLAAGLGGTANLASVTAPGAAAVAGVGQASLVGALSVPPAWGATGAAITPLAATTQVGLGAYHGFGSATPMVMEEAGAVGMPGVPLAGIPGGHEEEFSEPMYGFRLRIMGRPPAAG from the coding sequence ATGTCGCTTTATGTTGGATTGCCGCCGGAAATCAACTCGGCCAGAATGTATTCCGGCCCAGGCTCGGAATCCATGCTGGCCGCCGCCGCCGCGTGGAACGCCGTTTCTGCTGAAATGCGCTCCGCTGCAACCAATTACGAATCGGTGATCGCCGCGCTGACCAGCGAAGGCTGGTTCGGGCCGTCCTCGGCGAAAATGTCGGCTGCGGTGGCACCTTTCGTCGAGTGGCTCAACGCCACCGCCTCGCAGGCCGAGCAGGCCGGCACGCAAGCCAACGCGGCCGCGGCAGCCTATGAGGCCGCGTTCGCCGCGACCGTGCCGCCGGCGGCGGTCGCGGCCAATCGCACCCAGCTGACGAACTTGGTGGCGAGCAACATTTTCGGCCAGAACGCCGGATTGATCGCGGCCAACGAGGTCCAATACGGCGAGATGTGGGCTCAAGACGCGGCCGCGATGACGAACTACAGCGCGGCCTCGCGCGCGGCAACCGAAATGACGCCGTTCCAACAGCCGCAAGCCGCCACGACCAGCGACGGCGTCGCGCAGCAAGCCGTCACGGTTGCTCAAGCCAGCGGCGCGACCAGCGCCAGCGACCCGTCGGGTGGACTGCTTGCGTGGCTGGGACTGGCGCCCAATACCAACGGCGCCGGCCAGTCCGGTCTCGCGGGACTCATGAACTTCTTGGATGGATCCGACGGGAACGTGTTCGGAAGCTTCCTCAACAATGCCTCGGTCGCCAACTTCTCCAACGCGTTCACCACCAGCGGGCTGCTGAACCCGACGTCGTTCATCGACGCGGCGGTCAACATGAACTCCATCTCCTCCCTGAACGCCGTCGACTCAACCACGTCGGGACTGGGGGTCCTTGCCGCCGGACTCGGGGGGACCGCGAATCTGGCGTCGGTGACCGCGCCCGGCGCGGCAGCGGTGGCGGGCGTGGGCCAGGCGAGCCTGGTTGGGGCCCTGTCTGTTCCGCCGGCCTGGGGCGCCACCGGGGCGGCGATCACGCCACTGGCGGCGACGACTCAGGTCGGCCTGGGCGCCTACCACGGCTTCGGTTCCGCCACCCCGATGGTGATGGAAGAGGCTGGGGCGGTGGGCATGCCGGGTGTGCCCCTGGCTGGCATCCCCGGTGGGCATGAGGAGGAGTTCTCTGAACCTATGTACGGGTTCCGCCTCCGCATCATGGGTCGCCCGCCGGCGGCCGGCTAG
- a CDS encoding DUF732 domain-containing protein codes for MRFLPFLAGAVAFAGLALPAHADSDDDAFLAALNKAGITYQNPDRAIKAGQKVCDLANSGTTELDIIRDVHDLNPAFTTAKAALFVQAAASVYCPDRLSAGDGGTNPRTPG; via the coding sequence ATGCGATTCCTACCGTTTCTGGCCGGCGCCGTTGCCTTCGCCGGCCTGGCGCTACCAGCGCACGCCGATTCCGATGACGACGCGTTCCTGGCCGCCCTCAATAAGGCTGGAATCACCTATCAGAACCCCGACCGCGCAATAAAAGCCGGCCAAAAGGTGTGCGACTTGGCCAATTCAGGCACCACGGAACTCGACATCATCAGGGACGTCCACGACCTCAACCCGGCCTTCACCACCGCAAAGGCTGCCCTGTTCGTCCAGGCCGCCGCCAGCGTCTACTGCCCTGACCGTCTATCCGCCGGCGATGGCGGGACAAACCCCCGCACCCCTGGCTGA